One window from the genome of Cryobacterium sp. GrIS_2_6 encodes:
- a CDS encoding LCP family protein, which translates to MAHLDQTPGDTAAPAPAADVTAIAGGVNLLLTGTDTRTGQGGAYGTAAELAGSSGAGNNDVTMLLHIAQNHQSVSVISFPRDLMLAVPACPQADGGTASASSRVMLNTTLSRGGLSCVVLTIEKLTGVQIPYAAEISFDGVTAMSNAVGGVTVCLASAVTDLYTTPPLHLAAGQQTLVGDDALSFLRSRHGVGDGSDLGRISNQQLFMAALVRKVQSGGVLGNPIALFSLAKAATGNMVLSDTLTNPTTLVQIALAIKDTGLANMVFVQYPTITDPAEPGRVIAQSSAATVLNTALVADKPLQLSGAPGRAAVLPSSAPVAPVPTPAATAKPGSTSTPVPTPTANPVAAPAGANAVLPSSVTGQTADQQTCTKGN; encoded by the coding sequence TTGGCCCACCTTGATCAGACGCCCGGCGACACGGCGGCTCCTGCCCCTGCCGCGGACGTGACCGCGATCGCCGGCGGGGTAAACCTGCTATTGACGGGCACGGACACCCGGACCGGCCAGGGCGGGGCCTATGGGACGGCTGCAGAGCTCGCGGGTAGTTCTGGCGCGGGTAACAACGACGTGACCATGCTGCTGCACATTGCGCAGAATCATCAGAGCGTCAGTGTGATTAGTTTCCCCCGGGACCTGATGCTTGCCGTCCCCGCGTGTCCTCAGGCCGATGGTGGGACCGCGTCGGCGTCCAGCCGGGTGATGCTGAATACGACCCTATCTCGTGGTGGCCTGTCGTGCGTTGTGTTGACGATCGAGAAGCTCACCGGCGTCCAGATTCCCTACGCCGCGGAGATTAGCTTCGACGGGGTGACTGCCATGTCGAACGCTGTCGGCGGGGTCACCGTCTGCCTGGCCTCGGCGGTCACCGATCTGTACACGACGCCTCCGTTGCATTTGGCGGCGGGCCAGCAAACCCTCGTCGGCGACGACGCGCTCTCGTTCCTGCGCAGTAGGCACGGTGTCGGTGATGGCAGTGACCTGGGGCGGATTAGTAACCAGCAGCTCTTCATGGCCGCTCTGGTCCGGAAGGTCCAAAGTGGCGGCGTCCTGGGAAACCCGATCGCGTTGTTCTCCCTGGCCAAAGCGGCAACGGGCAACATGGTTCTCTCGGATACGCTGACGAATCCGACGACCTTGGTCCAGATCGCTCTCGCGATCAAGGACACAGGGCTGGCGAACATGGTCTTCGTGCAGTACCCCACCATCACTGACCCGGCCGAGCCAGGACGGGTGATCGCCCAGTCCAGTGCCGCCACAGTCTTGAACACGGCTTTGGTCGCGGATAAACCATTGCAGCTCTCTGGGGCCCCAGGCCGGGCGGCCGTGCTCCCGAGTAGCGCCCCGGTGGCCCCTGTTCCCACGCCAGCCGCGACCGCAAAACCTGGTTCCACATCCACACCGGTTCCAACGCCGACGGCGAACCCCGTGGCCGCGCCCGCTGGGGCCAATGCCGTGCTCCCGTCCAGCGTGACCGGTCAGACCGCTGATCAGCAAACCTGTACGAAGGGCAACTAG
- the ftsW gene encoding putative lipid II flippase FtsW: MGRLIRSESPNYFLLLGTTLFLVILGLIMVLSSSSVDSFVAHEGFFGVVLHQGAIALVGVPLMLVLSRMPLKFWQRIAWPTLIATCLVQLLVFTPLGVTVAGNTNWLSIGSFQFQPSEAIKVALVIWLGMLLAQKKDHLDDWRHVLVPVFGIGGTAVMLVMIRGDLGTTVILAGILFGSLFFAGVKLRMLAIPLGIGALGALAAAMASGNRMARILSFFGTGCDGSTGTISAACWQPLHGTWALASGGIFGVGLGNSKAKWSWLPAADNDYIFAIIGEELGLIGAVVVLALFVLLAIAFLRIMNATTNPQAKVSTAAVMVWIIGQALVNMGVVLGFIPVLGVPLPLISAGGTALLTTLIAIGIVLSFAHSEPSPSRTPPP, encoded by the coding sequence GTGGGTCGTTTGATCCGCTCGGAATCCCCGAACTATTTTCTGCTCCTGGGAACCACGCTGTTCTTGGTCATCTTGGGCTTGATCATGGTCCTGTCTTCGTCATCAGTAGATTCCTTTGTTGCTCACGAGGGTTTCTTCGGCGTTGTGCTTCATCAAGGTGCCATCGCCCTGGTCGGCGTCCCATTGATGCTCGTGCTCAGCCGGATGCCGTTGAAGTTCTGGCAGCGTATCGCTTGGCCGACGCTCATCGCTACTTGCCTCGTTCAGTTGCTCGTCTTCACCCCGCTGGGTGTGACCGTGGCCGGAAACACCAACTGGCTGTCTATTGGCAGTTTCCAATTCCAGCCATCTGAAGCCATCAAAGTCGCCCTCGTCATTTGGCTGGGCATGCTTCTGGCACAGAAGAAAGATCACCTCGACGACTGGCGCCACGTCCTCGTGCCCGTTTTTGGCATCGGCGGCACTGCCGTCATGCTCGTCATGATCCGCGGCGATCTTGGGACAACAGTAATCCTCGCCGGTATCCTCTTCGGCTCCCTCTTCTTCGCCGGCGTAAAACTACGCATGCTCGCCATCCCCTTGGGGATCGGCGCCCTTGGCGCCCTGGCTGCGGCCATGGCCAGCGGAAACCGGATGGCCCGGATACTGAGCTTTTTCGGCACGGGCTGCGACGGCTCAACCGGCACGATTTCCGCCGCATGCTGGCAACCCTTGCACGGCACGTGGGCCCTCGCGTCGGGCGGTATCTTCGGCGTTGGACTCGGGAACTCCAAAGCGAAATGGTCCTGGCTTCCAGCCGCGGACAACGACTACATCTTCGCGATCATCGGCGAGGAACTCGGTCTCATCGGCGCAGTCGTGGTGCTCGCCCTTTTCGTCCTGCTGGCCATCGCCTTCCTCCGCATCATGAACGCCACGACCAACCCTCAAGCCAAAGTCAGTACTGCGGCCGTCATGGTCTGGATCATCGGTCAAGCACTCGTCAACATGGGCGTCGTCCTCGGATTCATCCCTGTCCTCGGCGTGCCACTCCCCCTGATTTCTGCTGGGGGCACCGCCCTCCTCACCACCCTCATAGCGATTGGAATCGTGCTCTCCTTCGCACACAGCGAGCCGTCGCCGTCGCGTACACCCCCACCCTGA
- a CDS encoding low affinity iron permease family protein — translation MENAANGNESINAGHQNRLDRSREMTRNDWTSVPDKRWSSRVLHNIGTVSEHAAAGLVAGSALVVWVAVGVAAEFPPWWENVLYIASSSVTVVMVFAIQHTQARQQSVTQRKLDELLRAQPTADDRLIALEGASDDELEALTDLSQENRKRALATDAPPPMMDPPT, via the coding sequence GTGGAGAATGCGGCTAACGGCAACGAATCGATCAACGCGGGCCACCAGAATCGGCTGGACCGATCTCGCGAAATGACACGGAACGACTGGACGAGCGTGCCCGACAAACGGTGGAGTAGCCGGGTCTTGCACAATATCGGCACAGTGAGTGAACACGCCGCAGCGGGATTGGTTGCCGGAAGTGCGCTCGTAGTGTGGGTCGCGGTCGGGGTAGCGGCGGAATTTCCTCCCTGGTGGGAGAACGTCCTTTACATTGCGAGCTCATCTGTGACCGTCGTGATGGTCTTCGCAATCCAACACACGCAAGCACGACAACAGTCGGTAACCCAGCGCAAGCTCGACGAGTTACTCCGAGCCCAGCCAACTGCCGACGACCGACTCATCGCGTTGGAAGGTGCGTCGGACGACGAATTGGAGGCCCTCACAGACCTCAGTCAAGAAAACCGAAAACGAGCCCTTGCGACGGATGCCCCGCCACCGATGATGGATCCCCCGACGTAG
- a CDS encoding undecaprenyl-diphosphate phosphatase encodes MITLIQAVILGFLQGITELFPISSLGHSVILPTLFGWNIDQSSPAFLGLLVATHLATAIVLFLFFIRDWIRVFRGFGRSIRDRKIGPDDIYAKLAWLLIAATIPAGIVGLLLEKPLRSLFASPLIAAAFLVINGLILLTAERLRRHPNLALTARVSVDAVSSGRPIPGRSAETQMSETERSDATIAKLTWKQAFGIGVAQTAALLPGISRSGSTMVGGLLSGLNHETAARFSFLLATPIIGAAAALKLPGLFSPQMADQSGAFLLGALCSAVAAWLATKFLLRFFETRTLTPFAIYCIAAGTIFFVVLIAFP; translated from the coding sequence ATGATCACCTTGATTCAAGCGGTGATTCTGGGATTTCTCCAAGGGATCACGGAATTGTTCCCCATTTCCAGCCTTGGCCATAGTGTCATCCTGCCCACACTATTCGGCTGGAACATCGACCAAAGCAGCCCCGCGTTCCTCGGGCTTCTCGTTGCGACCCATCTGGCTACCGCTATCGTTCTCTTCCTATTCTTCATTAGGGATTGGATCCGGGTTTTCCGTGGGTTCGGACGTTCCATCCGGGATCGTAAAATCGGCCCCGACGACATCTACGCGAAACTCGCCTGGCTGCTCATCGCCGCAACAATCCCCGCGGGCATCGTGGGCTTGCTCTTGGAGAAGCCCCTCCGGTCCCTTTTCGCATCCCCACTGATCGCTGCCGCATTCCTGGTGATCAACGGCCTCATTCTTCTGACCGCAGAACGCCTCCGACGGCATCCGAACCTTGCTCTGACCGCTCGGGTGAGCGTTGATGCTGTTTCGAGCGGACGCCCCATTCCCGGGCGCTCGGCCGAGACGCAAATGTCCGAGACCGAGAGGTCCGACGCGACGATCGCCAAGCTCACCTGGAAACAGGCGTTCGGAATCGGCGTCGCCCAGACGGCCGCCCTGCTACCGGGAATCTCCCGATCAGGATCAACCATGGTCGGTGGACTCCTCTCCGGACTCAACCACGAAACCGCTGCCCGATTCAGTTTCCTATTGGCCACACCCATCATCGGCGCCGCGGCCGCACTGAAACTCCCGGGACTGTTCAGCCCGCAGATGGCCGATCAGAGCGGAGCATTCCTCCTCGGTGCACTCTGCTCGGCCGTTGCCGCATGGTTAGCCACGAAATTCCTCCTGCGCTTCTTCGAAACCAGAACACTCACCCCTTTCGCGATTTACTGCATCGCCGCCGGAACCATCTTCTTCGTAGTCCTGATCGCGTTCCCATAG
- a CDS encoding DUF4397 domain-containing protein, translating into MRKTIAVGAVVGVLVALAGFMPANASESHSHGDNGPAELTVFHAIPGVTVDVYVNGALTLDNFTPGSFSDTLSLDPGTYSVAITAADAKDASNPVIGPIDLKLGSGNNYTAVAHLTEAGMPTATLFQNNPDAVGKGNGRLTVRHVAAAPSVDVLANGAAAITDLTNPDEVELTLPTGTISAAVAATGTTAALIGPADVTIAKRTNTIVYAWGSLADHTLAFAVQTIKLDKAHH; encoded by the coding sequence ATGCGCAAGACCATCGCTGTCGGCGCCGTAGTCGGTGTACTCGTCGCCCTCGCGGGATTCATGCCGGCAAACGCCAGTGAGAGCCACAGCCACGGGGACAACGGTCCCGCCGAACTAACCGTGTTCCACGCAATCCCGGGCGTCACGGTCGACGTTTACGTCAACGGAGCACTCACCCTGGATAATTTCACCCCCGGTTCCTTCTCAGACACTCTGAGCCTTGACCCAGGCACCTACTCCGTGGCCATCACCGCCGCCGACGCCAAAGACGCCTCCAATCCCGTGATCGGCCCGATCGATCTCAAGCTGGGCAGCGGCAACAACTACACCGCGGTCGCTCACCTGACCGAGGCCGGCATGCCGACCGCGACCCTGTTCCAGAACAACCCGGATGCCGTCGGAAAGGGCAATGGTCGGCTCACGGTCCGCCACGTCGCCGCTGCGCCCTCGGTCGACGTTCTGGCCAACGGTGCCGCCGCGATTACCGACCTGACCAACCCCGACGAGGTCGAACTGACCCTGCCGACGGGGACGATCAGCGCGGCCGTTGCCGCGACCGGCACGACCGCAGCGCTGATCGGTCCGGCCGACGTGACGATCGCCAAGCGCACGAACACCATCGTGTATGCGTGGGGCAGCCTCGCTGACCACACCCTCGCCTTCGCCGTTCAGACAATCAAGCTTGACAAGGCCCACCACTAA
- a CDS encoding anti-sigma factor, giving the protein MTHIDPENLAIIALAGADLTAAERQHLTGCPGCALELLSLQHTVIVGQSARNVSLTEPAEAVWERIHSALGLSAAVKSTPRRDQFVGATPAAETNVPEPAQTRTSRDHLTGSRARTLVDLAPRRRRWLPVSFAAALVGLIAGLAGGIWFDSLQQAATPTVIYQAQLTPFPGWQAHGQASVKESADGHRNVTVDLTAPATPNTSLREVWLIKADASGLISIGLLDGNTGRFDIPDTVDLTQYPLVDISAQPNNGNPAHSGNTIVRGHLQAS; this is encoded by the coding sequence ATGACACACATTGACCCCGAGAACCTTGCCATCATCGCCCTGGCCGGGGCTGACCTCACCGCAGCTGAACGCCAGCACCTCACGGGATGTCCGGGGTGTGCGCTCGAACTCCTTTCTCTCCAGCACACCGTGATTGTCGGCCAGTCCGCGCGCAACGTGTCCCTCACCGAGCCTGCCGAAGCGGTCTGGGAGCGGATTCATAGCGCTCTCGGGCTCAGTGCTGCCGTCAAGAGCACACCACGACGTGACCAATTCGTCGGCGCAACGCCCGCAGCGGAAACCAATGTCCCGGAGCCCGCCCAAACCCGAACTTCGAGGGATCATCTCACCGGGTCGAGGGCTCGCACACTCGTTGATCTGGCGCCGCGTCGACGTCGGTGGCTACCTGTTTCCTTCGCAGCTGCGCTCGTCGGCCTCATCGCGGGCCTGGCCGGTGGTATCTGGTTCGACTCACTTCAGCAGGCCGCCACACCAACAGTGATCTACCAAGCGCAACTCACCCCCTTCCCCGGCTGGCAAGCACACGGCCAAGCGTCGGTTAAGGAGAGCGCGGACGGGCACCGCAACGTGACCGTCGACCTGACAGCTCCCGCCACCCCGAATACCTCACTACGCGAGGTCTGGCTGATCAAAGCAGACGCCTCAGGACTTATCAGCATCGGCCTGCTCGACGGAAACACCGGCCGCTTTGACATCCCCGATACTGTCGACCTCACCCAATATCCCCTCGTCGATATCTCAGCCCAACCCAACAACGGCAACCCCGCACACTCCGGGAACACGATCGTACGCGGACACCTGCAAGCCAGTTGA
- a CDS encoding cation:proton antiporter produces the protein MTFQTLATISIVALLGPLLAIPRRWNLPVTLGEILAGILVGHTGLRLVDSSDPSITLLADIGFALIMFVAGSHVPVRDAQIRSALGTGAVRALFAAALAVALGIGAAVVFGSAHAPLYAVLMASSSAALVLPVIDSLRLRGNSVLQLTAQVAIADIVAIIALPLAIDPPNAARAALGAGAVAAAAAVLCVTLSRLERNGARLRMHRLSEQRKFALELRIQLAVLFAMSAVAVFGHVSIMLAGFSFGLVVAAIGEPRRLARQLFALADGFFGPLFFVWLGASLDLGDLVTHPQMILLGLVLGGGALLTHAATRFLGQELPLGLLSAAQLGVPVAAATIGEQAHLLVPGEGAALLLGALVTIVLSSLAGGRAAKRQANISAAPPAAP, from the coding sequence ATGACATTCCAAACCCTGGCGACCATCTCGATCGTTGCCCTGCTCGGGCCTTTGCTGGCGATCCCACGACGGTGGAATCTTCCGGTGACGCTGGGCGAGATCCTGGCCGGCATCCTCGTTGGCCATACGGGACTCCGTCTGGTCGATTCGTCGGACCCATCGATCACACTGTTGGCCGATATCGGATTCGCTCTGATCATGTTCGTGGCCGGCTCACATGTGCCCGTGCGGGACGCGCAGATCCGCTCCGCACTGGGCACGGGCGCAGTTCGTGCGTTGTTCGCCGCCGCCCTGGCGGTGGCGCTTGGTATTGGTGCCGCCGTCGTCTTCGGGAGCGCCCACGCTCCCCTATACGCGGTACTGATGGCATCGTCCTCGGCGGCACTCGTCCTGCCGGTGATTGATTCCCTGCGGCTGCGCGGAAACTCGGTGCTGCAACTAACTGCCCAGGTCGCCATCGCCGACATCGTCGCGATCATCGCCCTACCTCTGGCGATCGATCCGCCTAACGCCGCCCGGGCCGCCCTCGGAGCGGGCGCCGTCGCTGCGGCCGCTGCGGTGCTCTGCGTGACGTTGTCGCGTCTGGAACGAAACGGCGCTCGACTGCGGATGCATCGGCTCTCCGAGCAGCGCAAGTTCGCTCTCGAACTCCGCATCCAATTGGCGGTCCTGTTTGCGATGTCGGCCGTCGCGGTCTTCGGCCACGTCTCGATCATGTTGGCCGGGTTCTCCTTCGGATTGGTCGTCGCCGCCATCGGCGAGCCCCGCCGGCTAGCCAGACAGCTGTTCGCACTCGCGGATGGGTTCTTCGGACCACTTTTCTTCGTGTGGCTCGGCGCGTCCCTCGACCTCGGTGACCTCGTCACGCACCCGCAGATGATCCTCCTGGGCCTCGTGCTCGGTGGTGGCGCCCTGCTCACCCACGCCGCCACTCGGTTCCTCGGTCAGGAGCTGCCTCTGGGCTTACTATCTGCTGCCCAGCTCGGGGTTCCCGTCGCCGCGGCCACGATCGGAGAGCAAGCCCACCTACTCGTACCCGGCGAGGGCGCGGCCCTCCTCCTCGGCGCGCTCGTGACCATCGTCCTCTCCTCACTCGCGGGCGGGCGCGCCGCGAAGCGACAAGCGAACATATCTGCCGCACCTCCTGCGGCACCCTAG
- a CDS encoding IS21 family transposase — translation MDDWAKIRQLFSTGQYSKREIGRLVGVSRGTVDRALETDRLPKYQRPAVGSSFDAFAPQVRVLLAVTPTMAASTLAERVGWLGSASVFRDKVAGIRPEYVPPDPADRLVHEPGQQVQCDLWFPHEDLPLGHGQQGAPPVLVMTSTFSGFFQALMLPSRKTPDLLGGMWSLLQAARAVPRRLLWDNESGIGRGKLTEPTAAFAGTLGTEVKLLKARDPESKGMVERRNRFFRSSFMPGRVFVSPQDFNEQLASWLPVANARHSRSRRARPVDLIDQDRAAMRPLSPVAPDVLFRNTVRLPRDYYVRVHSNDYSVAPALIGRLVDVTADLEQVHVAHNGVTVTSHDRAWARQLTITDPDHVIQAAVLRRQFQSLHRHHRPQAHVAFVESASLSDYDDVFGVDIGPGLIELGRLA, via the coding sequence ATGGATGATTGGGCGAAGATACGCCAACTGTTTTCCACGGGCCAGTACTCGAAGCGGGAGATCGGCCGGCTCGTCGGGGTGTCCCGGGGAACGGTGGATCGGGCGTTGGAAACGGACCGGCTCCCGAAGTACCAGCGGCCCGCGGTCGGGTCGAGTTTTGATGCGTTCGCCCCGCAGGTTCGGGTGTTGTTGGCCGTGACGCCGACGATGGCCGCGTCCACGCTCGCGGAGCGGGTTGGCTGGCTCGGGTCGGCGTCGGTGTTCCGGGACAAAGTCGCGGGGATCCGGCCGGAGTACGTGCCGCCGGACCCCGCGGACCGGCTCGTGCACGAGCCCGGACAGCAGGTCCAGTGCGACTTGTGGTTCCCGCACGAGGACCTCCCGCTCGGCCACGGGCAGCAGGGCGCGCCGCCGGTGCTGGTGATGACGTCCACGTTCTCCGGGTTCTTCCAAGCCCTGATGCTGCCGTCTCGGAAAACACCGGACCTGCTCGGCGGGATGTGGTCCCTGCTCCAGGCCGCCCGCGCGGTCCCGCGACGGTTGCTCTGGGACAACGAGTCCGGCATCGGCCGCGGCAAGCTCACCGAGCCTACTGCCGCGTTCGCGGGCACCCTCGGCACCGAGGTCAAGCTCCTCAAGGCCCGGGATCCGGAGTCCAAGGGTATGGTCGAGCGGCGGAACCGGTTCTTCCGGTCCTCGTTCATGCCGGGCCGGGTGTTCGTGTCCCCGCAGGACTTCAACGAGCAGCTCGCGTCCTGGCTGCCGGTGGCCAACGCGCGTCACTCCCGGTCCCGGCGCGCCCGCCCGGTCGACCTGATCGACCAGGACCGGGCCGCGATGCGCCCGTTGTCGCCGGTGGCGCCGGACGTGTTGTTCCGGAACACGGTGCGTCTGCCGCGGGATTACTACGTCAGGGTGCACTCCAACGACTACTCCGTCGCGCCGGCCCTGATCGGCAGGCTCGTGGACGTGACCGCTGACCTTGAGCAGGTCCACGTCGCCCACAACGGTGTCACCGTCACCTCTCACGACCGGGCCTGGGCCCGGCAGCTGACCATCACCGACCCCGACCATGTCATCCAGGCGGCCGTGCTCCGGCGTCAGTTCCAGAGCCTGCACCGCCATCACCGGCCCCAGGCCCACGTCGCGTTCGTCGAGTCGGCGAGCCTGTCGGACTATGACGATGTGTTCGGTGTCGATATCGGTCCCGGCCTGATCGAGTTGGGGAGGCTCGCGTGA
- the istB gene encoding IS21-like element helper ATPase IstB produces MSGAASQIEYYARALRAPRIGDAFRRLGDQARDAGWSHEEYLAAVLSREVSEREASGAALRIKAARFPGHKTLEDFNFDHQPSADRNLIAHLGTSVFVTEAKNIVLLGPPGTGKTHLAVALGVQAAKHGHRVLFDTATGWVARLQEAHSRGKLAAELIRLRRYSVLICDEVGYIPFDQDAANLFFQLVASRYEHASLILTSNLSFGRWGEVFGDPTVASAMIDRIVHHADVLSLKGNSYRLKSHQPAADTA; encoded by the coding sequence GTGAGCGGCGCGGCGTCTCAGATCGAGTACTACGCCCGCGCGTTGCGCGCCCCGAGGATCGGTGACGCGTTCCGGCGCCTGGGCGATCAGGCCCGCGACGCGGGCTGGTCCCACGAGGAATACCTTGCCGCGGTCCTCTCCCGCGAGGTCTCGGAGCGGGAAGCGTCCGGCGCGGCCCTGCGGATCAAAGCGGCCCGGTTCCCCGGCCACAAGACCCTAGAGGACTTCAACTTCGATCACCAGCCCTCCGCGGACCGGAACCTGATCGCCCACCTCGGCACGAGCGTGTTCGTCACAGAGGCGAAGAACATCGTGCTCCTCGGGCCGCCCGGCACGGGCAAGACCCACCTCGCCGTCGCTCTGGGCGTCCAGGCCGCCAAACACGGCCACCGTGTCCTCTTCGACACCGCGACAGGCTGGGTCGCCCGACTCCAAGAGGCCCATTCCCGCGGCAAGCTCGCCGCGGAACTGATCCGGCTCCGCCGTTACAGCGTGCTGATCTGCGACGAAGTCGGCTACATCCCGTTCGACCAGGACGCGGCGAACCTGTTCTTCCAGCTCGTCGCGAGCCGCTACGAACACGCGTCCTTGATCCTGACGAGCAACCTGTCATTCGGACGCTGGGGCGAGGTCTTCGGCGACCCCACCGTCGCGTCCGCGATGATCGACCGCATCGTCCACCACGCCGACGTCCTCAGCCTCAAAGGCAACAGCTACCGGCTCAAAAGCCACCAGCCCGCCGCCGATACGGCATAG
- the istB gene encoding IS21-like element helper ATPase IstB: protein MSVTQAAAPALPADLEALMRQLKMPYARALAPELIATARAQRWEPVEIIKALFVEEVNGRSRSMLATRRRAAGFPTGKTFDTWDESASSIPAPTQQALRTLEWIGRKENVVVCGPSGTGKTFFLEALGQQVVEAGMRVAWFRLEDLGALVRAHRADDSVGRVVARILRSDLIVIDDIGLLEVGADAAEGLYRLVDAAYEKRSIAVSSNLHPAGFDELMPKTLATATVDRLLHHAHVCQTSGDSIRLTQALAGKGVTKMN, encoded by the coding sequence GTGAGCGTCACCCAGGCCGCCGCGCCCGCGCTGCCCGCGGACCTGGAAGCGCTCATGCGGCAGTTGAAGATGCCCTACGCCCGCGCCCTGGCGCCGGAACTGATCGCGACCGCCCGGGCGCAACGCTGGGAACCCGTCGAGATCATCAAGGCCCTGTTCGTTGAGGAAGTCAACGGACGATCCCGGTCAATGCTCGCCACCAGGCGCCGGGCCGCGGGGTTCCCAACGGGGAAAACGTTCGACACGTGGGATGAGTCAGCGTCCTCGATCCCAGCCCCGACGCAGCAGGCCCTCCGCACGTTGGAATGGATTGGCCGGAAGGAAAACGTCGTCGTTTGCGGGCCCTCCGGGACTGGGAAGACGTTCTTCCTCGAGGCCCTCGGCCAGCAAGTCGTCGAGGCCGGCATGAGGGTCGCGTGGTTCCGCCTCGAGGACCTCGGCGCTCTCGTCCGCGCGCACCGCGCCGACGACTCCGTCGGCCGGGTCGTTGCCCGGATCCTGCGCTCGGATCTGATCGTGATCGATGACATCGGGCTGCTCGAAGTCGGGGCCGACGCAGCCGAGGGCCTCTATCGACTCGTCGATGCCGCCTACGAGAAACGATCCATTGCGGTCTCGTCGAACCTGCATCCCGCGGGCTTCGACGAACTGATGCCCAAGACCCTCGCGACCGCGACCGTTGACCGGCTCCTGCACCACGCCCACGTCTGCCAGACCTCGGGCGACTCGATCCGCCTCACGCAGGCACTCGCCGGGAAAGGCGTCACGAAAATGAACTAA
- the istA gene encoding IS21 family transposase: MKFDGEIMEILAAYDLTESLRAAAELTGCSHHTVARHVAARDAGRPLAEPAYRGRVTDPFLPKIEEWVEASQGKIRADRAHAKLIGLGYAGSERSTRRAVAQVRAAFRLGRVRVHRPWITEPGMWLQYDFGDGPVIDGKKTVLFVAWLAWSRFRIVIALRDRTAPSVFAALDRSFRLLGGAPTYVLTDNEKTVTVSHVAGVPVRNPQTVDFARHYGVSVLTCQPADPASKGGVESSVKLAKADIVPKDTNLRPDYASFAEVEAACEAFMALVNTREHRATRRKPSVMLEEERPRLHRVPDTAHTVALGLTRAVPENTPMVTFENGQYSVPAHLLGARVFVRSHGVGSDEQVVIVHVGSDGPVEVARHQRARPGSPKIDDAHFPDHREKIPGDYTITPRSAAETEFLAIGAGAHAWLLEAAAAGTARMNVKMAEAVALAKISGTAPVDEALGQAATYGRFATGDLASLLSAGAARPPARTAGETSSLAQGTAGWAAIGQAADDELEQSA; this comes from the coding sequence ATGAAGTTTGACGGAGAAATCATGGAAATACTCGCTGCCTACGACCTGACTGAGTCGTTGCGTGCTGCTGCCGAGCTCACCGGGTGCTCGCATCACACTGTCGCCCGGCACGTCGCGGCGCGCGACGCGGGCCGGCCGCTCGCGGAGCCCGCTTACCGGGGCCGGGTCACGGATCCGTTCTTGCCGAAGATCGAGGAATGGGTGGAGGCGTCGCAGGGCAAGATCCGTGCGGACCGGGCCCACGCGAAACTGATCGGCTTGGGCTACGCGGGTTCGGAGCGGTCGACGCGGCGCGCGGTCGCGCAGGTCCGTGCTGCGTTCCGGCTCGGCCGGGTGCGGGTGCACCGGCCGTGGATCACGGAGCCGGGGATGTGGTTGCAGTATGACTTCGGCGACGGCCCCGTCATCGATGGGAAGAAAACGGTGTTGTTCGTCGCGTGGCTGGCGTGGTCGCGGTTCCGGATTGTGATCGCGTTACGGGACCGCACGGCGCCGAGCGTGTTCGCCGCGCTGGATCGCTCGTTCCGGCTCCTTGGCGGCGCGCCGACCTACGTCCTGACCGATAACGAGAAAACGGTCACCGTGTCTCATGTTGCCGGGGTTCCGGTGCGGAATCCGCAGACGGTGGACTTCGCCCGCCACTACGGGGTGAGCGTGCTCACGTGCCAGCCCGCGGATCCCGCGTCCAAGGGCGGGGTGGAGTCCTCGGTGAAGCTCGCCAAGGCTGACATCGTGCCCAAAGACACCAACCTCCGGCCCGACTACGCGTCGTTCGCCGAGGTCGAAGCGGCCTGCGAAGCATTCATGGCCCTGGTCAACACCCGAGAGCACCGCGCCACCAGGCGGAAGCCGTCGGTGATGCTCGAGGAGGAACGGCCCCGGTTGCACCGGGTCCCTGACACTGCGCACACCGTCGCGCTGGGCCTGACCCGCGCCGTCCCGGAGAACACGCCGATGGTCACGTTCGAGAACGGCCAGTACTCGGTGCCGGCGCACTTGCTCGGCGCCCGTGTCTTCGTCCGCAGCCACGGCGTCGGCTCTGACGAGCAGGTCGTCATTGTCCATGTCGGCAGTGACGGGCCCGTCGAGGTCGCCCGGCACCAAAGGGCCCGGCCCGGCAGCCCGAAGATTGATGACGCGCACTTCCCCGATCACCGGGAGAAGATCCCGGGCGATTACACGATCACCCCGCGCAGCGCGGCCGAGACGGAGTTCCTGGCCATCGGGGCCGGCGCGCACGCGTGGTTGCTCGAGGCGGCCGCGGCCGGGACCGCGCGGATGAACGTGAAGATGGCTGAGGCCGTCGCGCTGGCCAAGATCAGCGGCACCGCCCCGGTCGACGAGGCCCTCGGCCAGGCGGCCACTTATGGTCGTTTCGCGACCGGTGACCTCGCCTCCCTCCTCAGCGCGGGCGCCGCGCGCCCGCCGGCACGGACGGCGGGCGAGACCAGCTCGCTCGCGCAGGGCACCGCCGGGTGGGCTGCGATCGGGCAAGCCGCCGATGACGAGTTGGAGCAGAGCGCGTGA